Genomic window (Fluviispira vulneris):
GCTCTGTTTAAAATTTGAACGCGATGGAGCAAATTTCTATTTTTCCGATCTCAATTTAGAATTAAGCAAAGAGTTTTTAAAAAAAAGAGCTTATTTTGGCGGAAACAAAAGTATTATCTTATATCATAACGAAATGATATACACTCAATTTGACGCAATTATTGAATTGGCAAATTATTTAAAATTCCCACTTAGTCTATTTAAATTATTTAAATACACACCCAAAATATTTCACAATCTTATATACGATATATTTAGCAAAAATAGATACCTTTTCGGAAAGAGAGAAAGCTGTCAACTTCTTCCAGATATGTATCAAAAAAGATTTATAACAAAGAATATAACAAAGAATATAACAAAGACACAATAAAAAAAGTAGTCGCAGAGCCTTTTGATTTAGAAACTGCTCCACTATTTAGGTATTGCATATTTAAACTTTCCGAAAATAAAGTTCAAATTAAATTCAAGAGCGATTTACAGTCACTCTTGAAATTTTTAAAATGATGCATTTCAAATTTATTCAATCATTGCGTTCAACTGCTCTATTCGACAATGCTTGAATTGGACGAGCATTCATATTGAATATATTTTGGAATCTTTTAATTTGTTCAATTGACACTTCGATTTGCTCTTTAAGCACATACCATGTCACAATTTGCGAGCAGGGAGGCGTAGTTAATGAACCACTGTAGGTGAAGTATTTACTCCCTTTTGGAATAACGTCTTCTGCTTCAAAATTAACATTGTTAACATTGGTCAATGTACTTTCTTTTTTAGGCATGTTATCAAAAATTGATGCGAGGGCATTATTTTTCTTCCCTTTTTTCATTAAAACTCCAATAACAGCCAAGCTTCCATCTTCATTTTGATTCACAAAATGAACTTCCATTGCTGATCTTTTGCCATCAAAAGCGTGCTCACTCGGTGTGTGAAAATGAAATTGAAGCAAGCCATATTGTTTGCGACCAATTTCTATTTTACTTCCTTTAGGATAATTCACTTGAATCGTGTGGCCATTATTTAAAACGGTAAGAGGTATTCCTGAATAAGAGAAATCTAATTTTGGCAAAGATTCATTTTCTTTTGCTTGCTTCATCTGGATATTTATAGGAGATTGATTTATTCCTGTAGAACATATTTTATAAGTTTCATCAAGTTTACCCCAATTATCTGCACCATTTTCTCCTGTATAACCCCAATGCGGCTTCTTCGAATCACTGTTTGAATAAGCAGAGCTTTGAGATAAAAGCAGAAATAATAAAACTATTTTAAAAATAGTTTGCATAAAACTCATAAATCCTCCTGCATATTAGAACTTTCATTCCAATACCAATTGATAGATCGAGTTATTTTGAGTTTTTCTTTAATAAGCGTATATATATCTACATATTCATAAGGTTAAATATTTATACTTTTTTGTAATTGATATGATTTAAGAAAGGTTAATGTTTTCATTCAAACTTTTTAAGAAGTTCAGAAACCTGCGAAACCGTTGGCATTTCTCGAAAAACAAAGCCAAAATTTGTAAAATATTGAGATTGATCAATGCAAGCTTGTATTTCCTTATCTTTGAGAAGGACTTTTGCAGCTCCAAGTATAAGATTGTACTGATTATTCTTCTCTAAATTGCGTATCCTCTGCTTTAAGGCTTTCTTATGCCAAGGGTGAAATAATTCAATATATATTTTTTTATCTTGTCTCTTAAATTCAAAGTCAGGAAAAAAATAATGGGAACCATCAAAAAATATTTCATCTAAATAAGGAGAAATGGACCATTCTGTATTTTTTTTTGTAAAAAGATTTGAAAAAAGTTGAAACTCTTCTGGAACATAAGCACTAAAATTTTTATAATGTGATATTAATTTATTTTTATGTGATATATTAAGCTCTCCTTTACAACGCTCTGAGTGACCTAGTTCTACAAATACAGATAATTCCCATTCTGTTAGAAGCACAAGTGAAGGAAAAAAAGAGGCTAAATTAAAACCATATTTTTGTGTATGAACGAAAAGCGACAGAGGTCCGTCCAAACTAATTTCATAATGGTCATTTACAATTTGGATATTAGCAACGAGTTGAAAAAATCGCATTTGTTTTAATAAGTATCTAATTTCTAATTTAACGTGATCTTTTATAGGTATTCTAATATGAATACCTGCACTGTAAAATAATAACCCTTGAACAAGAGACAAATTATAATAATTTAAAAATTCACTTACAGGCATTACTTTGAAATTAACTGCCACATGAAATTCAGGGAGATCGGAATATAAGTGTTCTTTAATTTCACCTATTGTCAAGTGCATTTCATGAGCAATACTTTCATAATATTCTTCAATATCTAGAGGTTTCGATGAATTAAAATACTCACAGGATTTTTGAAATATTTTTTTTCTGAATTCAGAATTTTCATCGCCAAGTGTAGATTTAAATTCAATTTTATCAAACAAAAGTTTTATAAAACCTTTTTGCACTTCTACTGGGAGTTCATATGCTGAATTTAAATGCAATACTTCATCTTCAATTTCTTTTCTTTTTTTATCGACAGCATTTAAAAATATATTAATAAGATTTTCAGCATATTCATACAATACAATATCATTAATATCGATAAATTGGGGAATAATTTTACCTTTACTCTTCTTATAACGAAGCAGTTCTTTTTTCGTAAGCACTGTGCTGTTTCCTTCTTTGATTAACAAAATACTCGCCGGTACCTTTGGAAATCAATTCATAAAGAATTGCTTTTTTCCCCTCTTTTGCTCGCAATATTCGACCAAGTCTCTGCACATGCTCTCTGACAGTGCCACTGCCTGAGACAATAATTGCGACATTTGCATCAGGAACATCAACTCCTTCATTAAGAACTTTGGAAGTGACTAAAATATTAAATTGGCCACTTTTAAAAGATGTTAAAAAATGCTCTCTTTCTTTTACTTTTGTATGATGTGTGATAACAGGTAAGAAAAATTTTGTTCCTAAATTATAGGCCGTTTCATTATCCTGTGTAAAAATTAAGATCCTATCGTTTCGATGTTTACTGATTATTTCCCAGACTGTGTGGGCCTTATTAGAAGATCCTTGAGATAGTTTTTTCTGCTTTAAATAAGCCTGAAAAGCTTCTTTTCCAGAAGGGCTTTTATGTGCGATTCTTAAGAATTGCTGCCACCCATTTTTTTGTGAAAATTGAATATTGTTTGCTCTAACAAAATCTAAATATTTTGTTCTATTTTCGTCATAAAGAACTTTTTCTTCTTCAGATAATGCAATTTCTTTAGTTATGACCTCATAAGGAGATAATGTAACACCCTCTAATTCACGAATTTCAGTTTGGTAACAAATGGGGCCGCAGATATCATATAAAATATTTTCTTTGCCGTCTGAACGCTCAGGAGTGGCAGTTAAGCCGAGACGAAAAGGAGCAATTGAACTCATGGCAGTAAATTGTAACTGCTCACCAGGCAAATGATGACACTCATCGAATATGAGAAAACCAAAATCATTTCCCCTATAGGGA
Coding sequences:
- a CDS encoding thiol-disulfide oxidoreductase DCC family protein → MKKIIVFIDGDCAFCTRFSLLCLKFERDGANFYFSDLNLELSKEFLKKRAYFGGNKSIILYHNEMIYTQFDAIIELANYLKFPLSLFKLFKYTPKIFHNLIYDIFSKNRYLFGKRESCQLLPDMYQKRFITKNITKNITKTQ
- a CDS encoding carbonic anhydrase, with the translated sequence MSFMQTIFKIVLLFLLLSQSSAYSNSDSKKPHWGYTGENGADNWGKLDETYKICSTGINQSPINIQMKQAKENESLPKLDFSYSGIPLTVLNNGHTIQVNYPKGSKIEIGRKQYGLLQFHFHTPSEHAFDGKRSAMEVHFVNQNEDGSLAVIGVLMKKGKKNNALASIFDNMPKKESTLTNVNNVNFEAEDVIPKGSKYFTYSGSLTTPPCSQIVTWYVLKEQIEVSIEQIKRFQNIFNMNARPIQALSNRAVERND
- a CDS encoding DUF790 family protein; the encoded protein is MLTKKELLRYKKSKGKIIPQFIDINDIVLYEYAENLINIFLNAVDKKRKEIEDEVLHLNSAYELPVEVQKGFIKLLFDKIEFKSTLGDENSEFRKKIFQKSCEYFNSSKPLDIEEYYESIAHEMHLTIGEIKEHLYSDLPEFHVAVNFKVMPVSEFLNYYNLSLVQGLLFYSAGIHIRIPIKDHVKLEIRYLLKQMRFFQLVANIQIVNDHYEISLDGPLSLFVHTQKYGFNLASFFPSLVLLTEWELSVFVELGHSERCKGELNISHKNKLISHYKNFSAYVPEEFQLFSNLFTKKNTEWSISPYLDEIFFDGSHYFFPDFEFKRQDKKIYIELFHPWHKKALKQRIRNLEKNNQYNLILGAAKVLLKDKEIQACIDQSQYFTNFGFVFREMPTVSQVSELLKKFE
- a CDS encoding DEAD/DEAH box helicase family protein; the protein is MLKIFFDKGTLIAEQCIGEFNKYFKFFKWDERIQKYRACAYHYRELILSLREKKISYIDHAKNFFPCTFILQEKIIPRSYQVEALENWLHNGSRGVVTLPTGAGKTILAILAIERIGRPTLIHVPTIDLMHQWYHILTRFFKIEIGLLGGGYHNLQTITVSTYDSALLHVPYRGNDFGFLIFDECHHLPGEQLQFTAMSSIAPFRLGLTATPERSDGKENILYDICGPICYQTEIRELEGVTLSPYEVITKEIALSEEEKVLYDENRTKYLDFVRANNIQFSQKNGWQQFLRIAHKSPSGKEAFQAYLKQKKLSQGSSNKAHTVWEIISKHRNDRILIFTQDNETAYNLGTKFFLPVITHHTKVKEREHFLTSFKSGQFNILVTSKVLNEGVDVPDANVAIIVSGSGTVREHVQRLGRILRAKEGKKAILYELISKGTGEYFVNQRRKQHSAYEKRTASL